One genomic region from Thunnus maccoyii chromosome 16, fThuMac1.1, whole genome shotgun sequence encodes:
- the ppp2r5eb gene encoding protein phosphatase 2, regulatory subunit B', epsilon isoform X4, giving the protein MDTLSDLKMKEYKRSTLNELVDYVTVSRGYLTEQAYPEVVKMVSHNIFRTLPPSDSNEFDPEEDEPTLEASWPHLQLVYEFFIRFLESQEFQPSIAKKYIDQKFVLQLLELFDSEDPRERDYLKTVLHRIYGKFLGLRAFIRKQINNIFLRFVYETEHFNGVAELLEILGSIINGFALPLKAEHKQFLVKVLIPLHTVRSLSLFHAQLAYCIVQFLEKDPTLTEPVIRGLLKFWPKTCSQKEVMFLGELEEILDVIEPTQFVKIQEPLFKQISRCVSSPHFQVAERALYYWNNEYIMSLIEENSSVILPIMFASLYRISKEHWNPAIVALVYNVLKAFMEMNSTLFDELTATYKSDRQREKKKEKEREELWKKLEDLELKRGLRSDGIIPT; this is encoded by the exons ATGGACACGCTGTCAGACCTCAAGATGAAGGAGTACAAGCGCTCCACGCTCAACGAGCTGGTGGACTACGTGACCGTCAGCCGGGGCTACCTGACAGAGCAGGCCTACCCTGAGGTCGTCAAAATg GTGTCTCACAACATATTCCGGACCCTTCCGCCCAGTGACAGTAATGAGTTTGACCCAGAGGAGGACGAGCCCACACTTGAGGCCTCCTGGCCACACTTACAG TTGGTATACGAGTTCTTCATCCGGTTCTTGGAGAGTCAGGAATTCCAGCCCAGCATTGCCAAAAAGTACATAGACCAGAAGTTTGTCCTACAG CTCTTGGAGTTGTTCGACAGCGAGGATCCTCGGGAGAGAGACTACCTGAAGACAGTCTTGCATAGAATCTACGGCAAATTCCTGGGGCTGAGGGCTTTTATACGAAAACAGATCAATAATATTTTTCTACG TTTTGTTTATGAGACGGAGCACTTCAACGGGGTGGCTGAGTTGCTGGAGATCCTGGGGAG taTAATCAATGGTTTCGCTCTGCCACTGAAAGCGGAGCATAAACAGTTTCTGGTCAAAGTGTTGATCCCCCTCCACACTGTCAGGAGTCTGTCCCTCTTCCACGCACAG TTGGCGTATTGCATTGTACAGTTCCTAGAGAAAGACCCAACATTAACAGAACCA gTCATCAGAGGCTTACTGAAGTTCTGGCCAAAAACCTGCAGTCAAAAAGAG GTGATGTTTCTAGGGGAGCTGGAGGAAATCCTGGACGTCATCGAACCCACACAGTTCGTCAAGATCCAGGAGCCGCTCTTCAAACAGATCTCCAGATGCGTCTCCAGCCCACATTTCCAG GTTGCAGAGCGAGCTCTGTACTACTGGAACAACGAGTACATCATGAGTCTGATCGAGGAGAACTCCAGCGTCATCCTGCCCATCATGTTCGCCAGCCTCTACAGGATCTCCAAAGAGCACTGGAACCC GGCGATCGTGGCGTTGGTGTACAACGTACTGAAGGCCTTCATGGAGATGAACAGTACCTTATTCGATGAACTCACAGCCACTTACAAGTCGGACCGCCAGCG tgagaagaagaaggagaaggagcgGGAGGAGCTGTGGAAGAAGCTGGAGGACTTGGAGCTGAAGAGGGGCCTTAGGAGCGACGGGATCATCCCAACTTAA
- the LOC121881382 gene encoding V-set and immunoglobulin domain-containing protein 1-like, producing MSCLILKLTTVELLLLCFRLQTGILGHENGPDVVTVIVKQGSDVILPCSLSTKERITSKLFDWRKDGQEVFLYDAGIHYNNGRSGQHDQFKGRVSHFPGELKSSNASIIIQNTRMEDGGNYTCDFPRLQPRQIFHIKLVVEQTFKDRSGEITGAASKPYITIVNVSEDGVQLKCVVRGAFPQPKLHWQDSDGNVLPAEEPQVSERGGHYNVSLYSTVTSTTTNRFSCVVKQENISHIVNAEITLLDKLFEDKSCPVAGALIGGWFSGALTVAAVWVLFKIAKYIMKHRKKDSPQTNGSYTVPSMQPLNPPV from the exons ATGTCGTGCCTTATACTGAAGCTGACAACTGTGGAGCTCCTGCTCTTGTGTTTCCGTCTTCAGACAGGAATACTTGGACATGAAAACG GGCCAGATGTCGTCACGGTGATCGTGAAACAAGGAAGTGACGTCATTTTACCATGTTCACTCAGCACCAAGGAGAGAATCACGTCAAAGCTGTTTGACTGGAGGAAAGATGGTCAGGAGGTGTTCCTTTATGATGCAGGCATTCATTACAATAACGGTCGTTCAGGTCAACATGACCAGTTCAAAGGAAGAGTCTCACATTTTCCAGGAGAACTGAAGTCCAGCAACGCCTCCATCATTATCCAAAATACAAGGATGGAGGACGGTGGAAACTACACCTGTGACTTTCCACGTCTTCAGCCAAGACAAATATTCCACATTAAGCTTGTTGTTG aacaaaCCTTTAAAGACAGATCAGGAGAAATCACAG GTGCAGCTTCAAAGCCGTACATCACTATAGTTAATGTCTCAGAGGACGGGGTGCAGCTCAAGTGTGTAGTTCGAGGTGCTTTCCCACAGCCGAAGCTACACTGGCAGGACAGTGATGGAAACGTCCTTCCTGCTGAGGAGCCACAGGTCTCTGAAAGAGGAGGTCATTACAATGTGAGCCTCTACAGTACTGTGACCTCGACTACAACCAACCGCTTCAGCTGTGTGGTCAAACAGGAGAATATCAGCCATATTGTTAACGCTGAGATCACTTTACTAG ATAAACTGTTTGAGGACAAGTCCTGCCCAGTAGCCGGTGCGTTGATAGGTGGATGGTTTTCTGGAGCTCTAACTGTTGCTGCAGTTTGGGTTCTGTTTAAAATTGCAAAGTACATCATGAAACACCGCAAGAAAG atTCTCCTCAGACAAATGGGTCTTATACCGTTCCCTCAATGCAGCCACTTAATCCACCTGTCTGA
- the LOC121881383 gene encoding butyrophilin-like protein 2 isoform X1 encodes MKLLLSWLCLHTLFVGILGRTNGNGPDVVTLIVKQGSDIILPCSLSTKQNITSKLFDWRKDGRDVFMYDGGDHYNNGRSGQDDHYKGRVSHFPGELKSGNASIIIRKTKMEDGGDYTCDFPHLQPRQIFHIKLVVERTFKDRSGEITGAAAEPYITIVDVSEDGVQLKCVVRGAFPQPKLCWQDSDGNVLPAEERQVSERGGHYNVSLYSTVTSTTTNRFSCVVKQEDISHIVNAEITLPDKLFEDKSCPVVGALIGGWFFGALTVAAVWVLYIMKHRKKDSPQTNGSDTVPHV; translated from the exons ATGAAGCTTCTACTCTCGTGGCTCTGTCTTCATACTTTGTTTGTAGGAATACTTGGACGTACAAACGGAAACG GACCAGATGTCGTCACGTTGATCGTGAAACaaggaagtgacatcattttACCCTGTTCACTCAGCACCAAGCAGAACATCACGTCAAAGCTGTTTGACTGGAGGAAAGATGGTCGAGACGTGTTCATGTACGACGGGGGCGACCACTACAACAACGGTCGCTCAGGCCAAGATGACCACTACAAAGGCAGAGTCTCACATTTTCCAGGAGAACTGAAGTCCGGCAACGCCTCCATCATTATCCGAAAAACAAAGATGGAGGACGGTGGAGACTACACCTGTGACTTTCCACATCTTCAGCCAAGACAAATATTCCACATTAAGCTTGTTGTTG aACGCACCTTTAAAGACAGATCAGGAGAAATCACAG GTGCAGCTGCAGAGCCGTACATCACTATAGTTGATGTCTCAGAGGACGGGGTGCAGCTCAAGTGTGTAGTTCGAGGTGCTTTCCCACAGCCGAAGCTATGCTGGCAGGACAGTGATGGAAACGTCCTTCCTGCTGAGGAGCGACAGGTCTCTGAAAGAGGAGGTCACTACAATGTGAGCCTCTACAGTACTGTGACCTCGACTACAACCAACCGCTTCAGCTGTGTGGTCAAACAGGAGGATATCAGCCATATTGTTAACGCTGAGATCACTTTACCAG ATAAACTGTTTGAGGACAAGTCCTGCCCAGTAGTCGGTGCGTTGATAGGTGGATGGTTTTTTGGAGCTCTAACTGTTGCTGCAGTTTGGGTTCTGTACATCATGAAACACCGCAAGAAAG atTCTCCTCAGACAAATGGGTCTGATACCGTTCCACATGTCTGA
- the LOC121881383 gene encoding butyrophilin-like protein 2 isoform X2 yields MKLLLSWLCLHTLFVGILGRTNGNGPDVVTLIVKQGSDIILPCSLSTKQNITSKLFDWRKDGRDVFMYDGGDHYNNGRSGQDDHYKGRVSHFPGELKSGNASIIIRKTKMEDGGDYTCDFPHLQPRQIFHIKLVVGAAAEPYITIVDVSEDGVQLKCVVRGAFPQPKLCWQDSDGNVLPAEERQVSERGGHYNVSLYSTVTSTTTNRFSCVVKQEDISHIVNAEITLPDKLFEDKSCPVVGALIGGWFFGALTVAAVWVLYIMKHRKKDSPQTNGSDTVPHV; encoded by the exons ATGAAGCTTCTACTCTCGTGGCTCTGTCTTCATACTTTGTTTGTAGGAATACTTGGACGTACAAACGGAAACG GACCAGATGTCGTCACGTTGATCGTGAAACaaggaagtgacatcattttACCCTGTTCACTCAGCACCAAGCAGAACATCACGTCAAAGCTGTTTGACTGGAGGAAAGATGGTCGAGACGTGTTCATGTACGACGGGGGCGACCACTACAACAACGGTCGCTCAGGCCAAGATGACCACTACAAAGGCAGAGTCTCACATTTTCCAGGAGAACTGAAGTCCGGCAACGCCTCCATCATTATCCGAAAAACAAAGATGGAGGACGGTGGAGACTACACCTGTGACTTTCCACATCTTCAGCCAAGACAAATATTCCACATTAAGCTTGTTGTTG GTGCAGCTGCAGAGCCGTACATCACTATAGTTGATGTCTCAGAGGACGGGGTGCAGCTCAAGTGTGTAGTTCGAGGTGCTTTCCCACAGCCGAAGCTATGCTGGCAGGACAGTGATGGAAACGTCCTTCCTGCTGAGGAGCGACAGGTCTCTGAAAGAGGAGGTCACTACAATGTGAGCCTCTACAGTACTGTGACCTCGACTACAACCAACCGCTTCAGCTGTGTGGTCAAACAGGAGGATATCAGCCATATTGTTAACGCTGAGATCACTTTACCAG ATAAACTGTTTGAGGACAAGTCCTGCCCAGTAGTCGGTGCGTTGATAGGTGGATGGTTTTTTGGAGCTCTAACTGTTGCTGCAGTTTGGGTTCTGTACATCATGAAACACCGCAAGAAAG atTCTCCTCAGACAAATGGGTCTGATACCGTTCCACATGTCTGA